A stretch of Brassica napus cultivar Da-Ae chromosome C6, Da-Ae, whole genome shotgun sequence DNA encodes these proteins:
- the LOC106366728 gene encoding serine/threonine-protein kinase WNK8 isoform X1: protein MMINSMEELDRIKETKKRSGKMGIIPYAARLRFRSRFRSSIDSYCFAHEAFSDQEADFADKDPTGRYIRYHDVLGRGAFKTVYKAFDEVDGIEVAWNLVSIEDVMQMPGQLERLYSEVHLLKALKHENIIKLFNSWVDEKNKTINMITELFTSGSLRLYRKKHRKVDPKAIKNWARQILKGLTYLHSQKPPVIHRDLKCDNIFVNGNTGEIKIGDLGLATVLQQPTARSVIGTPEFMAPELYEEEYTELVDIYSFGMCMLEMVTCEYPYNECRNQAQIYKKVTSGIKPQSLSRVDDPLVRQFIEKCLLPASSRPKALELSMDPFLARDGSKDSASLLASTSTASKPPHPEHLPMDVDHHHNENKSVSVSSSRKSNNEESYPWCQTIELQRFAEDKEFRLRGERSDDATASMLLRIGDSSGKGRIVHFAFYLNSDTATAIAEEMVEELHLTSQEVIVIADMINDLIMQLHSERSSSSHPNQTSPHLAVPEDHEAANQLTANSKDEESMKSGISTDYYLPFSSNGSAGQEAESMSSFLDSCSMMSTLYISDNEYPEDLKTELNMIESQYNQSVQDLLKLKEDAVENAKRKWIVKKQKGL, encoded by the exons ATGATGATCAATTCAATGGAGGAACTTGATCGGATAAAAGAGACGAAGAAGAGATCGGGGAAGATGGGGATTATTCCGTACGCCGCCAGACTCCGTTTCCGGTCACGGTTTCGATCCTCAATTGACTCCTACTGCTTCGCTCATGAGGCCTTCTCCGATC AAGAAGCTGACTTCGCTGACAAAGATCCCACCGGCCGCTACATTAGG TATCATGATGTCCTGGGGAGAGGCGCTTTCAAGACTGT gtatAAGGCGTTTGATGAAGTAGATGGAATTGAGGTAGCTTGGAACCTGGTCAGCATCGAAGACGTTATGCAGATGCCTGGTCAGCTTGAAAGGCTCTATTCCGAGGTTCACCTCCTCAAAGCTCTTAAACACGAAAACATCATCAAACTCTTCAACTCTTGGGTCGACGAGAAGAACAAGACTATTAACATGATCACCGAGCTTTTCACCTCTGGTAGTCTCAGGCT GTACCGTAAGAAGCATAGGAAGGTTGATCCCAAGGCCATCAAGAACTGGGCAAGGCAGATTCTTAAAGGCTTGACCTATTTGCATTCTCAGAAGCCTCCTGTTATCCACCGGGATCTCAAGTGTGACAATATATTCGTCAATGGAAACACTGGTGAGATCAAAATTGGTGATCTCGGCCTTGCAACTGTGCTCCAGCAACCCACTGCTCGAAGCGTCATTGGTACTCCCGAGTTTATGGCCCCTGAGCTGTATGAGGAGGAATACACTGAGCTTGTCGACATCTACTCTTTCGGCATGTGTATGTTGGAGATGGTTACCTGCGAATATCCCTACAACGAGTGCAGAAACCAGGCTCAGATTTACAAGAAGGTCACCTCG GGTATAAAGCCTCAATCTCTCAGCAGAGTTGATGATCCTCTAGTTAGGCAATTCATAGAGAAATGTCTTCTTCCCGCCTCTTCTAGACCAAAGGCTCTCGAGCTCTCCATGGACCCCTTCCTCGCCAGAGATGGAAGCAAGGACTCTGCTTCTCTTCTTGCTTCAACAAGCACTGCTTCTAAACCACCACATCCTGAACATCTTCCCATGGATGTGGATCATCATCATAACGAGAATAAAAGTGTCTCAGTCTCCTCCTCTCGGAAAAGCAACAACGAAGAATCGTACCCCTGGTGCCAGACCATTGAACTTCAGAGGTTTGCAGAGGATAAAGAGTTCAGgttgagaggagagaggagcGATGATGCCACGGCGTCAATGCTTCTGCGTATCGGTGATTCATCTG GCAAAGGAAGAATCGTACACTTTGCATTCTATCTGAATTCAGACACAGCAACAGCAATCGCTGAGGAAATGGTTGAGGAGCTGCACCTAACTAGCCAAGAGGTTATAGTGATAGCTGATATGATCAATGACTTGATAATGCAACTTCACTCTGAGCGGTCCTCCTCTTCGCATCCAAATCAAACCTCTCCACATCTAGCCGTCCCTGAGGATCATGAAGCAGCAAATCAGCTAACTGCGAACTCGAAAGATGAAGAATCAATGAAGTCTGGCATATCAACAGACTATTACTTGCCCTTCTCCTCAAACGGAAGTGCTGGCCAGGAGGCAGAGTCCATGAGCTCGTTTCTTGATTCTTGCTCAATGATGTCAACCCTTTACATTTCAGACAACGAGTATCCAGAAGATCTCAAGACAGAACTGAACATGATCGAGTCACAATATAACCAGTCCGTCCAAGATCTGCTGAAACTCAAGGAAGATGCTGTTGAGAACGCAAAGAGAAAATGGATTGTAAAAAAGCAAAAAGGTTTGTGA
- the LOC106366728 gene encoding serine/threonine-protein kinase WNK8 (The RefSeq protein has 1 substitution compared to this genomic sequence), with translation MAFGSSGTSEEEADFADKDPTGRYIRYHDVLGRGAFKTVYKAFDEVDGIEVAWNLVSIEDVMQMPGQLERLYSEVHLLKALKHENIIKLFNSWVDEKNKTINMITELFTSGSLRLYRKKHRKVDPKAIKNWARQILKGLTYLHSQKPPVIHRDLKCDNIFVNGNTGEIKIGDLGLATVLQQPTARSVIGTPEFMAPELYEEEYTELVDIYSFGMCMLEMVTCEYPYNECRNQAQIYKKVTSGIKPQSLSRVDDPLVRQFIEKCLLPASSRPKALELSMDPFLARDGSKDSASLLASTSTASKPPHPEHLPMDVDHHHNENKSVSVSSSRKSNNEESYPWCQTIELQRFAEDKEFRLRGERSDDATASMLLRIGDSSGKGRIVHFAFYLNSDTATAIAEEMVEELHLTSQEVIVIADMINDLIMQLHSERSSSSHPNQTSPHLAVPEDHEAANQLTANSKDEESMKSGISTDYYLPFSSNGSAGQEAESMSSFLDSCSMMSTLYISDNEYPEDLKTELNMIESQYNQSVQDLLKLKEDAVENAKRKWIMKKQKGL, from the exons ATGGCTTTTGGATCTTCTGGAACTTCGGAAGAAGAAGCTGACTTCGCTGACAAAGATCCCACCGGCCGCTACATTAGG TATCATGATGTCCTGGGGAGAGGCGCTTTCAAGACTGT gtatAAGGCGTTTGATGAAGTAGATGGAATTGAGGTAGCTTGGAACCTGGTCAGCATCGAAGACGTTATGCAGATGCCTGGTCAGCTTGAAAGGCTCTATTCCGAGGTTCACCTCCTCAAAGCTCTTAAACACGAAAACATCATCAAACTCTTCAACTCTTGGGTCGACGAGAAGAACAAGACTATTAACATGATCACCGAGCTTTTCACCTCTGGTAGTCTCAGGCT GTACCGTAAGAAGCATAGGAAGGTTGATCCCAAGGCCATCAAGAACTGGGCAAGGCAGATTCTTAAAGGCTTGACCTATTTGCATTCTCAGAAGCCTCCTGTTATCCACCGGGATCTCAAGTGTGACAATATATTCGTCAATGGAAACACTGGTGAGATCAAAATTGGTGATCTCGGCCTTGCAACTGTGCTCCAGCAACCCACTGCTCGAAGCGTCATTGGTACTCCCGAGTTTATGGCCCCTGAGCTGTATGAGGAGGAATACACTGAGCTTGTCGACATCTACTCTTTCGGCATGTGTATGTTGGAGATGGTTACCTGCGAATATCCCTACAACGAGTGCAGAAACCAGGCTCAGATTTACAAGAAGGTCACCTCG GGTATAAAGCCTCAATCTCTCAGCAGAGTTGATGATCCTCTAGTTAGGCAATTCATAGAGAAATGTCTTCTTCCCGCCTCTTCTAGACCAAAGGCTCTCGAGCTCTCCATGGACCCCTTCCTCGCCAGAGATGGAAGCAAGGACTCTGCTTCTCTTCTTGCTTCAACAAGCACTGCTTCTAAACCACCACATCCTGAACATCTTCCCATGGATGTGGATCATCATCATAACGAGAATAAAAGTGTCTCAGTCTCCTCCTCTCGGAAAAGCAACAACGAAGAATCGTACCCCTGGTGCCAGACCATTGAACTTCAGAGGTTTGCAGAGGATAAAGAGTTCAGgttgagaggagagaggagcGATGATGCCACGGCGTCAATGCTTCTGCGTATCGGTGATTCATCTG GCAAAGGAAGAATCGTACACTTTGCATTCTATCTGAATTCAGACACAGCAACAGCAATCGCTGAGGAAATGGTTGAGGAGCTGCACCTAACTAGCCAAGAGGTTATAGTGATAGCTGATATGATCAATGACTTGATAATGCAACTTCACTCTGAGCGGTCCTCCTCTTCGCATCCAAATCAAACCTCTCCACATCTAGCCGTCCCTGAGGATCATGAAGCAGCAAATCAGCTAACTGCGAACTCGAAAGATGAAGAATCAATGAAGTCTGGCATATCAACAGACTATTACTTGCCCTTCTCCTCAAACGGAAGTGCTGGCCAGGAGGCAGAGTCCATGAGCTCGTTTCTTGATTCTTGCTCAATGATGTCAACCCTTTACATTTCAGACAACGAGTATCCAGAAGATCTCAAGACAGAACTGAACATGATCGAGTCACAATATAACCAGTCCGTCCAAGATCTGCTGAAACTCAAGGAAGATGCTGTTGAGAACGCAAAGAGAAAATGGATTGTAAAAAAGCAAAAAGGTTTGTGA